A region from the Pelecanus crispus isolate bPelCri1 chromosome 23, bPelCri1.pri, whole genome shotgun sequence genome encodes:
- the LOC142595824 gene encoding E3 ubiquitin-protein ligase RBBP6-like has product MSCVHYKFSSKLSYDTVTFSGLHIPLCDLKRQIMGRERLKAANCDLQISNAQTNEEYTDANALIPKNSSVIVRRIPAGGVKGTNKTYVVSRSRTEPVSGPSKPINDSSGSISLAQLIKTANLAEADASEEDKITAMMIQSCQEYDPSNYLKKALGPPPPSYTCFRCGKPGHYRKNCPTHGDKQFQSVLRIKKSTGIPRSFMVEVEDPNTKGAMLTKSGKYAIPAINAEAYARGKKEKPPFLPAEPSSSSSSADPVPEELLCLICKDLMTDAAVIPCCGNSYCDECIRTALLESEEHTCPTCHQTDVSPDSLIANKFLRQAVNNFKNGTGYTKRLHTQIRQQQPPPPPLPPPLLPVTPPAALVSAAQLSKPFPLSISSLLEEKGYQVPVQRQPAVASVLGPQGQPIPTADLPMRAKTICSAGGRAGWELSMSPCSTSSYSRSSYTDSKSRSGSSCTRSSSRSYRRSCSHSYSRSPPYTRRGKGKSGNSHSRSRVHGSHRSRSRSPPSRRSRSRSRSPVFRGQSPTKRTTPQGQGERGYSNRHREVPPYDKKAPHGRSAAFRHPSEKERYSAWERKVDTNHEKSAHMEPPVKKVKKE; this is encoded by the exons ATGTCGTGCGTCCACTACAAGTTCTCCTCCAAGCTGAGCTATGATACGGTCACCTTCAGCggcctccacatccccctgtgTGACCTCAAGCGCCAGATCATGGGCCGCGAGAGGCTGAAGGCAGCCAACTGcgacctgcagatcagcaacgcCCAGACCAACGAAG aatacacagatgctaatgcGCTGATTCCAAAGAACTCATCAGTGATCGTTCGAAGAATCCCTGCTGGAGGAGTCAAAGGCACCAACAAAACctatgttgt ttccagaagtcGAACGGAGCCAGTGAGtggaccatcaaaacca ATCAATGACTCTTCTGGATCTATTTCTCTGGCCCAGCTTATTAAG ACTGCCAATCTGGCTGAAGCCGATGCTTccgaggaagataaaataacagcgATGATGATACAGTCTTGCCAGGAATATGATCCATCCAA ttaccTGAAGAAAGCCTTGGGTCCACCTCCACCATCTTACACTTGCTTCCGTTGTGGAAAACCTGGCCACTATAGGAAGAACTGCCCAACACATGGG gacaaacaatttcagtctgttctgagaattaaaaagagcacaggaattcCCAGGAGTTTCATGGTGGAGGTGGAAGATCCCAACACCAAGGGTGCTATGCTGACGAAAAGTGGAAAATACGCAATACCAGCTATTAATGC GGAAGCTTATGCtagaggcaagaaggaaaagcctccCTTCCTACCAGCGGagccgtcctcctcctcctcctcagctgatcCTGTTCCAGAGGAGTTGTTGTGTCTCATCTGTAAAGATCTAATGACAGATGCAGCTGttattccctgctgtgggaacagTTACTGTGACGAAT GCATTAGAACAGCGTTGCTGGAATCTGAGGAGCATACCTGCCCAACGTGCCACCAGACAGACGTTTCGCCTGATTCTTTAATTGCCAACAAGTTCCTACGCCAG gctgtgaacaacttcaaaaatggaaCTGGCTACACAAAAAGGCTCCATACCCAGATTCGGCAGcaacagccaccaccaccaccactaccaccACCACTCCTGCCCGtcacccctcctgctgctctggtgagtgCCGCTCAACTGTCTAAACCTTTCCCTCTGTCAATCAGCAGTCTGTTGGAAGAGAAG GGCTACCAGGTTCCTGTTCAAAGGCAGCCCGCAGTAGCAAGTGTTCTGGGCCCCCAAGGACAACCAATACCCACAGCTG ATCTTCCAATGAGAGCCAAAACAATTTGctcagcaggtggcagagcaggtTGGGAACT gtccatGTCTCCTTGCAGTACTTCATCTTACTCTAGAAGTTCATATACCGACTCCAAATCAAGATCTGGTTCTTCCTGCACTCGCTCCTCCTCTCGATCATATAGACGTTCCTGTTCTCATTCCTACTCAAGATCACCACCATATAcaagaagaggcaaagggaaAAGTGGCAACTCTCATTCTAGGTCAAGGGTACATGGTTCTCACAGGTCAAGGTCAAGGTCACCCCCATCCAGAAGATCCCGTTCACGGTCAAGATCTCCAGTATTTAGAGGCCAGTCTCCCACTAAACGGACAACACCTCAAGGGCAAGGAGAAAGGGGGTATTCTAACAGACACAGAGAAGTTCCACCGTATGATAAGAAAGCTCCCCATGGCAGATCTGCTGCCTTCCGACAtccatctgaaaaggaaagatacagcgCGTGGGAGAGAAAGGTCGACACCAATCATGAAAAATCTGCTCACATGGAACCTCctgtgaaaaaagtgaagaaggagtag